The Lycium barbarum isolate Lr01 chromosome 11, ASM1917538v2, whole genome shotgun sequence genome contains the following window.
attCCAATTTGAACGAAAAAATTAATTAGAGATGAATAACCGAATGACACATGCAAATTGGGCCGAAGCGATAATTGAAAACTTAACAAAATATGGGTGACTTACAAGAATGGTGTTTGACTTCTGTCCGcatgaaaaaaaatcaaaattaacaAATTTTgcattttgaatttgaatttgactGAGGGTCATTTGAGATCACCTATTTTCAAAATTTTGATTTAATTCCTAGGAATACGTGAAATAAAGATAGGAGCAAGTTTGGCATAGCACCAAGTCTATTTTATCAAGTTCTTATAAAAGGATTCCCAACCGGTCCAATATGTGCAAACAGTAAATTACTTTTACCTGGTTAATAAGAACAGAAAATTAATAAACTAAAGATAGAGCTCGAAGTAcctatacaatattatacattaCTTTGAATTGATTGATTGAGAAAGCTGATTCTGTGTCATAATAGGAGCTCAATAACATAAGAGGTATGAAGCAAGGAAAACTTATTATGAAAAGTCCCTTTCAGTTCCAAATGTGCGGAATACAGGAAAAAATTGCTTTTAAGAAAATTACCGAGGAATTGAACTTCCATTAAGAACCCAGAAACACTAATGATCCTGCAGAGACAGTCACTCAAAAACCAAGCTCCATTCTAATATATAGAAATCAGCTGGAGCCGGGAAGTTACTACTGTAGACTTCAATAAACAAGATTCTTGTTCTATAGATTTCAATTTAACTGAAAAATAATGCTTATTAAATCCCTTTTACTTCAGATTGATCTGCTCACCAATAGGGGCCCCAATATTATCTCTAAGTAGCCTCAACTATTATATTACAAACTAATGGGAAAATTACTCATTTTATTTCTGTCCACCAGCTTCAGCAGGCTCAACCACCTCCGCTTCGACTGTCTCTGGAATGTGCGACTGCTGGTTTACTTGCGGCTGATACCCACCAGCAGTTCCCCACTTGCCAGCAAGAGCAAAGTTCATCATCTCATATATCTTCCCTCCCAGTTGTGCTGGATTCTCAGGCTGCAACAGTTGATGCAAAAGACAAGAATAAAGGTCACAGGCATAGGCAGCCAATATTTGTCATTTAGTTCTGTTAGCTTATACATCATTACTAATACAACCTATTTGTTCATATTTTCTTTATATAACCGAGAAATCCCACGGCTCGTGTGCATGGTTTGGTACTCAATTGATAATTGGCAAAATCTTTGTTCGTGTAATCACCTGTTAGTTTCTCTTCTTTTACTCACTCAAGAAAACTAACTGATGAGCTCGATGTGATTGTCAGGAACTAAACATCGCAACCAGTTTAAACCCCacataagaaaaacaaaaaataacgGAATTATGTATCTGAAGGGAAATACACCTCCTGTGCATATCACTGATTAAAATCACCCTACACTTCCGACTCTTCTTTCCACCctttttatttctaaatcttaCATGAGATCAAAGTTCATCACTAGTTTTGACATGTAAGGGCAAAAACTACATTTTTAGATCTAAATGTCAAGCACTACTTGCCTAACAAAGAAGCATCACTTGAGCCCAAAGAAATACTGCGAATGTAACTAAGTGCAAATAGAATATGTTTAGCTTCACCACAGAGCTTAATCGTCTCAGGAACCAAAATCAATTATCCAAGTAAATAAGAATAGAGATATGAGACTCACAGTGAAACCACTAGAAACCAATGCAGCATCATACAAAAGATCAATGGCCCTCAAGGCTTCTTCATCATCTGGAGTACTCCTGCATGCTTCCTGCAATAATCGACAAATAACGATGTTGGTACGTACACACACAAGATTAGATTACATACAGAGAGGTACCATTCTGGCACAAAATCAGCTTACAGTTAAGGTTCTAATGATAGGGTGTTCAGGATTGATCTCAAAGACTCTTCTACTCCTCATGAACTCCAGGCTGGAGGTATCACCAACAGTTTGGGCCTTCATCAGCCTGCAAGAAGTCCAGGTATTTCATAAATGGCTAAAAGAATGGGCCTCAAAATTGAACCATCGGCCTCGGGCAAAAATTCACATTACCTCTCCATATTAGCTGACCAACCAAACTTTCCCGATACAAGAACACAAGGAGAACTGCTCAAACGATTTGAAATCTGTACACTAGCGACCTTGTCCCCTAGCCGTTTCTTTATCCAATCACACGTTTGCCCAAACTCCTGTTTTATCTCCTTTTCCTTATCTTCATTCTTATCACCTACAACAATGGATAGCCAGCATATTAACATTGGAAAGAAGGCAGGTCAGAAAGGGGAACTGATAAATAGAAGGGCAAACATCTCAAATCACTAACCTAAATCTAGGTCCTCTTTGCTAATGTCAATGAAGTTTTTCTCCTTGTATGATTTGACGTTTTGGATAGCAACCTCGTCAATGGGATCAACTAAGAACAGGACCTGGAACAGGAATTAGCCAAACATCACTGAGGCAAGCAAGAAGAAGCAGACAAGAAACCAATTAAAGTCAGTTCAAATGACTCGTACTTCAAGATCCTTCTCAAGAAGTTTTTCCAGGAAAGGAGTGTTCTTTGCACTCGTTACACTATCAGAAGCAATATAATAAATATCTTTCTGGTCTGGTTTCATATTCTCAACATATTCATCCAAGCTGATCATCTCATGTTCACTTTGAGAAGAGAAGAACCGCAACAGGGGAGCAATACGCTTGTGGTTTTCACGATCTTCAATGCATCCCAACTTTAGGTGCTTTCCAAAGTTCTCCCAGAACTTCTCGTAGTCCTGCAGATAAAGGATTGCAAAAGTGCAATGAGAGTCCGAAGAACCGGCCAGCTAATGCATCAAATTGAAGGTAACAAAAACTTCCAGAAAAACGTTCTCTAAATAAGTTTTTTCACAACAAATACAAGACTAAAGCCAGGGACATAAGGACTTGAGAAGCAAACATACATCTCTGTTTTCACTGAGGGCAATGCCCTGAATCATTTCAAATGCTTTCCGCACCAACCGCTTCCTCATGATGCGAACCTTACAGACGAGGAGAAACAGTTTGTCAAAACAAGAGCTTAACATGCAAATAAAAAATGTAGCACCACCTCAAAGCGAATAGTATGCCAGAAGCACTTACAATGCGACTTTCTTGAAGAATCTCTCGTGATACATTAAGTGGAAGATCATTTGAGTCGACTACACCTTTGATAAAACTCAGGTAGCGTGGGAACTATACCAGAGCAAAGGTACACCAGTCAGCTCTTATTTAGAGCATTGAACTTCTCTTAAAATAGCAATAAAGCTTCCCCTTACCAGTTCACCATCAAAGTCGTCAGATATAAAAACTCGCTTCACGTAAAGCCTTATATTCTTTGTCTTGGGATTGACTATGTCATCCTTACCCGTTGGAGATACAGGTGGCACAAAAAGTACAGACCGGAACTCCACTTCTCCCTGCCATTGAAAATAGCGAGGCAAAAATGAAGCAACAAACAGAGAACGAAAAGAAAAGAACCAGGAGAGTTGTTTAACAAAAGTGAAACTTAACCTCTAATATTACCATTAAAAGAAAGATATCACACTTAGTATTAAAACAGACAGGTGAAGTAGTAGAATATTTTATCTAAAGGCATTCTGCATCAAAGAAGTTTTTAGTACCTCGGTTGTAAAGTGTGAAGAAGCAAGAGGATCCAAATATTCATTAAAAGTCTTTCTGTAGAACTCATTATACTCCTCTTTACTCACTTCCTTAGGGCTTCGAAGCTGGAAAAGGGAAAGCAGTAAATGTAAGAACAAACTTTGGGAGCATAACAGCAGGAGATTGTAATCTGAAGGCTAACCCATATTGGCTGAGTCTCATTTGTAAGCTCCCAGTCCCAATATTTCTCCACAACTTTTTTggtcttcttctttttctgtgGCAGAGAGTTGGAAATTTCATCAGAAATGGGAAAAGACAACAGTAGAATCAACAAACCTACTTCCTTAATctttcctcaaaaaaaaaaaaaaaaaaaaaaagatcaacaATGATAACCCCCATAATAGGTACTATTAACAGCAACCTCAGCTGTCTCATCTTCTCCTTCCTTCTTAGCTTCTGCCGGATCATCATCAACTTCAACCTGTAAAGAGCCAATATCACGGAACCATAAGGCAATAAGGAGTCATATCCAGCTTATATAAGGCGGAAAGCTAAAAATTAGAGCCCCAAGCATGATTCATGGCTGTAGATAAAAACAAGCAGTAGATTTATTTGCAAAAGTTAAGCCTTATGAGTATAAGGAAAGGCATAAGGGTATCCACATACCTCTTTTGTAAATCCCTTCTCTTGCCATGTGTAAATAGGGAATGAAACAAACTGTGAGTAGTTTTTCACAAGCTTTTCTATTCTTTCTGGATGTGCAAATCCTTTGTCATCCCTCTGCACATATACCAAACATGGACAAAAGAACAGTGAGGTCCTCCAAAGGAACTAAAATAACTAGTATACGTAGCTTTCCTTTGAAACAAATTGATTTACCAACCTTGAGATATAGAGTGAGACGGGTTCCCCTAGGAAGTAGTTTTGCAGGATCAGTCTCCTCTCGGATGGTATATGTGCTAGCATTAGCCTCCCCAACCCAGACATATTGCTTGTCAGATTTTGGGCTTTTTGTTGAGACTTCAACCTTTTATTAGCAGATTATAAGAGAGATACAAATGTAACAAGGTTATTGTTAATTATCAAGAAATCGAGAGGAAGTCTAAAGAAGGACCTAGACACAAAACATACTCGTTCAGAAACGAGGAAAGCTGAGTAGAATCCCACACCGAATTGACCAATTAAATTGCTGTCAGCACCAGCATCCTTGCTGTCCTGTTATGTGCACATGTAATTAAAAAAACCATCATAGTTTATATGAAGCAAAACACTGAGAATATATAACTACATCACAGAAACACACCTTCAGGGCCTTCAGGAACTTTGCAGTTCCACTTTGTGCAATAGTACCAAGGCAGTCAACAAGTTCTTGGCGAGTCATCCCAATTCCTGAGTCCCTGTACAACACCATATTCCGTGAcaacatcaacattcatgatggACAGGCAAAACGGGAAAAAAAATACAGTCCATAGGTTGTGAAGCTCACGTTATGGTAATAACGCCATTATCTT
Protein-coding sequences here:
- the LOC132616876 gene encoding heat shock protein 90-6, mitochondrial, with translation MHRLPKRSVNAILRSSTIGARYRDVAAPLSSSHFFYQSADAGSKGRWCSALTSGTCNAPGSTKPFKSRNEPFLGCRYESTAAASDASDPPSEKYEYQAEVSRLMDLIVNSLYSNKEVFLRELISNASDALDKLRFLGVTEPELLKDAVDLDIRIQTDKDNGVITITDSGIGMTRQELVDCLGTIAQSGTAKFLKALKDSKDAGADSNLIGQFGVGFYSAFLVSERVEVSTKSPKSDKQYVWVGEANASTYTIREETDPAKLLPRGTRLTLYLKRDDKGFAHPERIEKLVKNYSQFVSFPIYTWQEKGFTKEVEVDDDPAEAKKEGEDETAEKKKKTKKVVEKYWDWELTNETQPIWLRSPKEVSKEEYNEFYRKTFNEYLDPLASSHFTTEGEVEFRSVLFVPPVSPTGKDDIVNPKTKNIRLYVKRVFISDDFDGELFPRYLSFIKGVVDSNDLPLNVSREILQESRIVRIMRKRLVRKAFEMIQGIALSENRDDYEKFWENFGKHLKLGCIEDRENHKRIAPLLRFFSSQSEHEMISLDEYVENMKPDQKDIYYIASDSVTSAKNTPFLEKLLEKDLEVLFLVDPIDEVAIQNVKSYKEKNFIDISKEDLDLGDKNEDKEKEIKQEFGQTCDWIKKRLGDKVASVQISNRLSSSPCVLVSGKFGWSANMERLMKAQTVGDTSSLEFMRSRRVFEINPEHPIIRTLTEACRSTPDDEEALRAIDLLYDAALVSSGFTPENPAQLGGKIYEMMNFALAGKWGTAGGYQPQVNQQSHIPETVEAEVVEPAEAGGQK